GCGGTGGTGTGTCCGGGGTCGCGGTCGGCTCCGCTGGCGATCGCCCTTGCTCAGCAGTCGGGTCTGGAGGCGATTCCGGCGCTAGACGAGCGATCGGCTGCCTTTTTTGCCCTGGGCCTGGCAAAGCAAACCGGACGACCGGTGGCCCTGGTCTGCACGTCGGGCACGGCGGGCGCAAACTTTTATCCAGCGGTGATCGAAGCCCGCGAAAGCCGCGTGCCGCTGCTGGTGTTGACGGCAGATCGTCCGCCGGAACTGCGCGACTGCAACGCGGGACAGACGGTTGATCAGCAAAAGCTTTTCGGCAGCTTTGTGAACTGGTATCACGAAGTCGCCACACCCACGGCGGAGTTTTCCCAACTGGCCTACCTGCGCCAAACTGTGATTCACGCGTGGGAGCGTACCCAGCGACCTGTTGCAGGGGTGGTGCATCTCAATCTGCCTTTCCGCGACCCGCTGGCCCCCGTGCCCCAGCCAGCGGTATTGGCGCTCAGGGAATCCCTAGATGAAGCCCGTTTCTTTGCCAATGTCGGCTGGGATGACGGAACGCCGGAGCCGTGGCGTAGCCCAGACTGGGGGCGATCGCTCTCTTCTATTCCCTCTCGCGGCATTATCATCGCAGGCATTGCCCAATTTCCCAATGCGGCTGCGGCCCGGGCCCACTGTCGGGCGATCGCCCAGCTTTCCTCCTGTCTGGGGTTTCCGGTGCTGGCGGAGGGGCTGTCGCCGCTGCGAAACTATGCCCGCCTCAACCCGTATCTGGTATCGAGCTATGACACGCTGCTGCGCGATCCTGACTTGGCGACGGAGCTGGCGCCGGAGGGGGTGCTTCGGATTGGCGAGATGCCCACCAGCAAGGAGTTGCGAAGCTGGCTGGAGCGCACTCAGCCGCAGCAGTGGGTGGTAGACGGGGGCGATCGCAATCTTGATCCGCTGCACCTGCGGACGGTTCATCTGCGCTGCGCTGTTCAGCACCTCGTTCAACACCTGGCCGCGTCGCTGCCCAGCCCCCCCGCGCCGCCGACGGATTACCTGAAGCGCTGGTTGCAGGCAGAGACGGACTGCTGGCAGCAGCAGCGGCACACCCTGCGATCGCTCGACTCGCTGATCGAAGCCAAGACCGCCTGGGTACTGTCGCAATGCTTGCCGCCGGAAACGCCGCTGATCATCGCCAACAGCACGGCCGTTCGCTATGTAGAATGGTTTTGGGAACCGGGCGATCGCGCCATTCAGCCCTTCTGCAATCGCGGCGCAAACGGCATCGACGGCACGCTTTCGACCGCTCTTGGCATCGCCCACGGCAACCAGCCCAGCGTTTTGCTAACGGGCGACTTGGCGCTGCTGCACGACACCAACGGTTTTTTGCTGCGGCCCCGCCTGCGGGGCCACCTCACCATCGTCCTGATCAACAATCGCGGCGGCGGCATTTTCGAGAACCTGCCCATCGCCCAGTTCGAGCCGCCATTCGAGGAATTTTTTGCCACACCGCAGCCCGTGGAATTTGCCCCACTCTGCGCCACCTATGGCATCGCCCACGAACTCGTCCACACCTGGGAGCAGCTTGCCCAGGCGCTAAAGGTGCTACCTAGCGAGGGGATACGGGTGCTGGAACTCCAGTGCGATCGCAAGCTCAATGCCCGCTGGCTGGCTCAGCGTACCCCGCGCTAGGCAGATCGGGCGTTAAAACGCTTCTCCTAAGCGCCTCTTCTAAACGCCTTTCCTAAAGCACCCTCATCAAGGCTTTGCCTGACTCAGCATCTTGCGAATTTCGTCGTTTAGCTCACGAAAGACGTGCCGTGGACTCACTTCATCCAGCATTTCCACAATGCGCTGCGTCTGTGCATCAGTCAGTGATGGGTTACCCGTCAGCGATTCTAGCTTGACCTTCAGAATGCGATCGCGAATCTCGCTTTCCGAAGCCCCATTTGCTACCATATCCGCCACAATCTTGCTGGACTTGGCAAACTGAATGAAGTCCTTGTTCAGCAGGTCATAGGACAGTTCGCCCTTCTTATTTGTGTAGGCCTTGACGATGGCTTCATACTCGGCGCTGTCTACCGTTGCCACTTCTTCGGGCGAGGCCTCTTCGTCTTCAGGCGCTTCTCGCACGCCGCTCAGCTTGACCGGGCCCCGACGAGAGTAGGGCATTCCTGCCGTCAGTTCCATCGCCTCCCGAAAGGCTTCCATCGGAAAGGTTTCGAGGTTAATATTGGCGGCCGGTTCTGGCTCGGCAGTGCGGCGGTTGATGGTTGCCAGACCAGGCTGGGCATTGTCATAGCGCAAAATCACAATGCCTGCCTTGCCATCTCTCAACTTTTGGCGATAGGCAGCGGCTTCAATCGTGGAAAGTTCAACAATTTTTGTTCTGATCATGAGTCAGACCTTGTACTGGATGACCAAACGGAATCTGGAGTCACCTTACCACTCAATTGACAAGGCTCTGGAAGTGCGCCCCGACACATTCTGCAAAAGTAGAACAGTTGCAGATGCCGATTCACCGCGCAAATTCACAGTACCGCACTCAGCCCTAGCTTCTAAGGCTTGATGAAGCTAACCACAAAAATTAGAAAAACTGGGGCGCTAGGATTCGAACCTAGGAATGGCGGGACCAAAACCCGCTGCCTTACCGCTTGGCGACGCCCCAATGGGGATGGCAGGACGCAGACGCTCTTTCGTTTCCGTCACAGCTTCATTATTCTAACCAATGGTTCTGCAATTTCGCAAGATTTTTGGAAGCAGACTTTTGGCAGAGCTTGAAACCCTGTGGCCCGCAGCCCCAAAGTCCCCACCTCCTGTCCCTACCTCTTGTCCCCAAATCTGCGCGATTCAGTGTTGCGTTTTGGGGCGGGCGCATTATCGTTATGAATACTACCCGCAACAAAAATCCGTCCGCGTCCACCATCCATCTGGCTCTAGGGTGAACCTTGCTTTCGTATCGTCATGTCGCAAACCTACGAACATTTGCTGGCTGAAAAGAACCTGTTAGACCAAGCGCGGCAGGGAAGTGCGGAGGCGATCGCCACCTTGCTCAACCGCAGCCTCAATCCCAGAGGCATCACGGCAATGGCCCGGCTGGAGCAAGACACGCTGCATGTTCTCGTGGAAGCCGTGCCCGCGCCGCCGCCAGAT
The Thermoleptolyngbya sichuanensis A183 DNA segment above includes these coding regions:
- the menD gene encoding 2-succinyl-5-enolpyruvyl-6-hydroxy-3-cyclohexene-1-carboxylic-acid synthase; protein product: MDFRNLNTLWASVLTETLVRLGLRVAVVCPGSRSAPLAIALAQQSGLEAIPALDERSAAFFALGLAKQTGRPVALVCTSGTAGANFYPAVIEARESRVPLLVLTADRPPELRDCNAGQTVDQQKLFGSFVNWYHEVATPTAEFSQLAYLRQTVIHAWERTQRPVAGVVHLNLPFRDPLAPVPQPAVLALRESLDEARFFANVGWDDGTPEPWRSPDWGRSLSSIPSRGIIIAGIAQFPNAAAARAHCRAIAQLSSCLGFPVLAEGLSPLRNYARLNPYLVSSYDTLLRDPDLATELAPEGVLRIGEMPTSKELRSWLERTQPQQWVVDGGDRNLDPLHLRTVHLRCAVQHLVQHLAASLPSPPAPPTDYLKRWLQAETDCWQQQRHTLRSLDSLIEAKTAWVLSQCLPPETPLIIANSTAVRYVEWFWEPGDRAIQPFCNRGANGIDGTLSTALGIAHGNQPSVLLTGDLALLHDTNGFLLRPRLRGHLTIVLINNRGGGIFENLPIAQFEPPFEEFFATPQPVEFAPLCATYGIAHELVHTWEQLAQALKVLPSEGIRVLELQCDRKLNARWLAQRTPR